The following nucleotide sequence is from Basilea psittacipulmonis DSM 24701.
TTCTCACTTTAAAGAACTTAAAAGAGTGCATCAAGAGCGTATTGTTGAAGTGGATTGGGGCTATACGGGTGATAATTTTTATCCCGTCAGTTTAAAGTTGATCGCTCAGGATAGAAACGGATTGTTGCGTGATGTTTCAGAATTGTTTGCACGACTAAAATTAAACGTTATTGCGGTCAATACTTGGACCAAAAAAGGGGTTGCGAACTTAGTGTTTACGATAGAAGTGAATACCGCCCAACAGCTACAAAAAGCGATTAGTAGTTTGTCAGAAGTGGAGGGAGTGCATTCAGCACAGCGTATTTAAGTCATCAGTGTGGGTGGCATGAACATGGTAAAATTTCAAGATTGATTAAGTAAAAGGAGCGATTCTTTGGATTCGACATTACCAGATAAACGAGGGCATTTTGGTCCTTTTGGCGGTACTTTTGTTGCAGAGACGTTGATGTACGCCATTCAAGAACTAAAAGAAGCCTTTGATCAATACAAAAATGATCCTGATTTCATGGAGGAATTCGCCCATGAAATGAAACATTATGTAGGCCGTCCTAGTCCTATTTATCATGCAAAACGTTGGTCGGATATTTTAGGTGGAGCACAGATTTGGTTTAAACGAGAAGATCTCAATCATACAGGTGCTCATAAGGTAAATAACTGTATTGGCCAGATTTTATTGGCAAAGCGAATGGGCAAAAAACGCATTATCGCAGAGACGGGGGCAGGTCAACATGGTGTGGCAACGGCAACCGTCGCGGCTCGATATGGTTTAGAATGCGTGATTTTTATGGGTGAAGAAGATGTCAGAAGACAAGCCCTAAACGTTTATCGCATGAAATTATTGGGTGCAAAAGTCATTGCGGTCACTTCTGGTTCCAGAACGCTAAAAGACGCGATGAATGAGGCTTTACGCGATTGGGTAACGAATATTGATCATACATATTACCTGATTGGAACCGTGGCAGGCCCTCACCCCTATCCTGAATTAGTGCGTCATTTCCAAAAAATCATTGGTGAAGAATGTTTAGAGCAAATGCCCAAAGATGCAGGTAAACAGCCAGATTATGTGGTGGCTGCTGTTGGCGGGGGATCGAATGCAATGGGTATTTTTGCTCCTTATATTCCTCATCAGTCTGTTGCTTTAATTGGTGTAGAAGCAGCTGGTGCGGGGATTGAAACGGGTAAACATGCTGCTGCTATCGGTGCGGGCAAGATTGGTGTGCTACATGGCAATCGTACATATTTGCTTTATGACGAGAATGGACAAATTACTGAAGCTCATTCTATTTCAGCGGGGTTGGACTACCCTGGCGTAGGACCTGAACACGCTTGGTTAAATTATTCGGGACGAGCCAAATATGAATCAATCCGTGATGATGAGGCGTTGCAGGCATTTCACGATTGTTGTCGATATGAGGGCATTATGCCTGCCTTAGAATCGTCGCATGCTTTGGCTTATGCGAGTAAGTTGGCACCTACTTTGGATAAAGATAAGATTATTCTAGTGTGTTTGTCAGGTCGCGGTGACAAAGATATACACACAGTGGCTGAACACAGCCATATTAAATTATAAGGAAAAACATAATGAGTGATGGTGTTTCTCCCAGAATTGATCAGGCTTTTGCTGAATGTCGTGCTCAGAAAAAAGCAGCATTGATTCCTTATATCTGTGCCGGTGATCCTGACCCCAGTATGACGGTATCATTGATGCATGCTTTGGTAAAAGGTGGGGCGGATGTGATTGAATTAGGCGTTCCATTTTCTGATCCCGCTGCTGATGGGCCGACGATTCAGTTAGCCTCAGAACGTGCGATTAAAAAGGGCACATCTTTGATTAAAACTTTAGAGATGGTCAAAGCTTTTCGCCAATCGAATACCCGAACGCCCGTTGTTCTAATGGGGTATGGTAATCCGATAGAGGCAATGGGGCATGTTCAGTTTGCACAAAAGGCTCAAGAATCAGGCGTGGACGGTGTTTTAATCGTTGATTTTCCGCCTGAAGAATATGATGAGTTTGAAAAAGAGCTTAAAAATAGACAAATTTCTCCGATCTTTTTGCTTGCACCGACTTCAAATGAAGCACGCATGAAAGAAATTGCTAAAATAGCGTCAGGTTATATTTATTATGTTTCATTAAAAGGGGTGACTGGTTCAGGCACGCTGGATACAAACGAAGTGAAACAACGCGTGGAATTGATTAAGCAGCATGTTGGTCATATTCCAGTGGGTGTGGGCTTTGGTATCAAAGATGCCGAAAGTGCCAAAGCGATTGCATCAGTTGCCGATGCAGTGGTTATTGGTAGTAAACTTATTCAAGTTATTGAGTCGGCGATGAATTCGCCAGAGTCATCTGTGTCGAAAGTATGTGATGCGGCAAGCTCATTCTTATCAGAAATTAATGCCGCTTTAATAGGAAAATAGATATGAGTTGGTTAGATAAAATTCTTCCTCCGCGAATTAACCGTAGTTCCTCTGGTCGTCGTGTACCAGAAGGCGTATGGAGCAAATGTCCGTCATGTGAGGCGGTTTTATATAGTGAGGAATTGCAAGCGTCTTTGAATGTTTGTCCAAAATGTAATCATCATATGCGAGTCAGTGCGGCTGAACGTATTGATATGTTATTGGACAAAGGCGAGCGTATCAGAATTGGTGAGTCAATTAAATCCGTTGACCCCTTAAAATTTAAGGACAGCAAACGCTACCCTGATCGATTAAGTGAGGCGGTAAAAGCTTCTGGAGAAAGTGATGCTTTAGTGGTTGAAAGAGGTACGATTTTGTCCATTCCAGCTACAGTAGCGGCTTTCGAGTTTTCATTTATGGGTGGCTCAATGGGTTCAGTCGTGGGCGAGCGTTTTGTTCGTGGTGTCCAAGAAGCCATTAAACACAATACTGCCTTTATTTGCGTATCTGCATCAGGTGGTGCTCGTATGCAAGAAAGCTTATTCTCTCTTATGCAAATGGCAAAAACTAATGCTGTGTTGACTCAGTTGTCAGAGGAGGGCTTGCCTTTTATTTCTGTGTTGACTGACCCCACTATGGGTGGTGTATCAGCAAGTTTTGCCTTTATGGGCGATGTTGTGATTGCTGAACCCAAGGCATTGATTGGTTTTGCAGGCCCAAGAGTGATTGAACAAACGGTAAGAGAACAGTTACCAGAGGGCTTTCAACGTGCAGAGTTCTTATTAGAAAAAGGTGCTATCGATATGGTAGTGGATCGTAAGAACCTACGTGAAGAGATCGCACGCATGATTGCGATTTTCATGAAACAATCTGAACATGCTGTGACCCAGTAAAATACCTAATAAGAGAAAACTCCTTAGGCTTATTGTTTAAGGAGTTTTTTTATTGGAGTCGGCTGTTTTAGTGAAGATGAATCATAAGACTTAGAACCGCACAGAATAAGCGGGTCCTTGTCTGATCGGGCAAAAGAAGTAACATCACTACGTTGTAACATTGAACAGCGAATAAGAGAGTTTTCACCTGATCGAGAAAAGGAAATGGCAGGCCATATAGTTGCTCGATCGCAATGATAATAAAGTTTCGATTCTCATGGAATGAACATGCCTTGGCAGACAGAGATTGAGCGGTTGGTGTTTAGATGAGGATAAATCAAGCTCTTTTTAATATAAGTTTCATGAAGGTCAAAAACTTTTTTGAATGCTGAATACAACATCCTTTTTGGTGTAACGATGTAAGGCACTATTACTGCGGTGTTTGCTGTAACGAAAACCTAGACTAGGTTGAATTCCTTTGTATTGGATGGACGCGTGTTTTACATCTAATGACCAGCCGTATGCTTTGTCTTTTCGGTTTTCTTGGCCCGTTAATAGAGTGGGGCCTTTATAACGCGTGCTTTCATAAAATACACCGATTCGCGTGTTTAGGCCATGTGAAAAGGTGTGAATCCATGCGATGGATGAACGTAGGGAAATGTAACGATCATCTTGGTCGCGAGTGGCATATTGATGAACAAAGCCTTGTTGAAAAATAAAGGTATGTGTGTCACTGGGGGATAAAAAGATGACACCATCAGCCATTTGTTTGTAATTATTTAAAAAAGTACGACCGTGAAACTTTTCTCGTTCATAAGCGACATTGACTTGAGTGCTCAATATGGACGACCAGTCTTGTCCCCAGCCAAGAGTCAGGCCTTTGCTTTGTGAGTAAGCTTGATTACCAAACCAGCGTTTATGGAAATAAGGTTGAATGAGAAAGTCCTGATATTGCGACTGTTGAATGATATTTACAAAAGTTTTGAGATTGACATCGTTAAAGGTTTTTTCATTTTTAAATATTTTTCCATAGCTGGCTACGCTTGGTGCGACCACCCATCCTTTGGGCAATAATATTTTTTTACTGACAGATAAATAATAACGCATGCCATAGTCCGCTATTTTT
It contains:
- the trpB gene encoding tryptophan synthase subunit beta, whose protein sequence is MDSTLPDKRGHFGPFGGTFVAETLMYAIQELKEAFDQYKNDPDFMEEFAHEMKHYVGRPSPIYHAKRWSDILGGAQIWFKREDLNHTGAHKVNNCIGQILLAKRMGKKRIIAETGAGQHGVATATVAARYGLECVIFMGEEDVRRQALNVYRMKLLGAKVIAVTSGSRTLKDAMNEALRDWVTNIDHTYYLIGTVAGPHPYPELVRHFQKIIGEECLEQMPKDAGKQPDYVVAAVGGGSNAMGIFAPYIPHQSVALIGVEAAGAGIETGKHAAAIGAGKIGVLHGNRTYLLYDENGQITEAHSISAGLDYPGVGPEHAWLNYSGRAKYESIRDDEALQAFHDCCRYEGIMPALESSHALAYASKLAPTLDKDKIILVCLSGRGDKDIHTVAEHSHIKL
- the trpA gene encoding tryptophan synthase subunit alpha: MSDGVSPRIDQAFAECRAQKKAALIPYICAGDPDPSMTVSLMHALVKGGADVIELGVPFSDPAADGPTIQLASERAIKKGTSLIKTLEMVKAFRQSNTRTPVVLMGYGNPIEAMGHVQFAQKAQESGVDGVLIVDFPPEEYDEFEKELKNRQISPIFLLAPTSNEARMKEIAKIASGYIYYVSLKGVTGSGTLDTNEVKQRVELIKQHVGHIPVGVGFGIKDAESAKAIASVADAVVIGSKLIQVIESAMNSPESSVSKVCDAASSFLSEINAALIGK
- the accD gene encoding acetyl-CoA carboxylase, carboxyltransferase subunit beta, producing the protein MSWLDKILPPRINRSSSGRRVPEGVWSKCPSCEAVLYSEELQASLNVCPKCNHHMRVSAAERIDMLLDKGERIRIGESIKSVDPLKFKDSKRYPDRLSEAVKASGESDALVVERGTILSIPATVAAFEFSFMGGSMGSVVGERFVRGVQEAIKHNTAFICVSASGGARMQESLFSLMQMAKTNAVLTQLSEEGLPFISVLTDPTMGGVSASFAFMGDVVIAEPKALIGFAGPRVIEQTVREQLPEGFQRAEFLLEKGAIDMVVDRKNLREEIARMIAIFMKQSEHAVTQ
- a CDS encoding surface lipoprotein assembly modifier, with translation MTNKILFTCFSIFAFQSTVANILYTPNIAQEVKDHFDAYQQNEQWLKQRSSGPTAIGPTISDSQTLSLSSQELLQHSELLEKAFIIALNTFQIGGIEKLLPLYRQLPQANSHLIHYAQGLLAFKNQEASSSAQYFKKILDEHPNAVVADYFYALSSFKNKHYDEANTRFKALLNTNIPETKKQDIIPFHQFIQNYQKWDVSLMVSPFYDQNINNAPDQRHWNGFTFAEKIADYGMRYYLSVSKKILLPKGWVVAPSVASYGKIFKNEKTFNDVNLKTFVNIIQQSQYQDFLIQPYFHKRWFGNQAYSQSKGLTLGWGQDWSSILSTQVNVAYEREKFHGRTFLNNYKQMADGVIFLSPSDTHTFIFQQGFVHQYATRDQDDRYISLRSSIAWIHTFSHGLNTRIGVFYESTRYKGPTLLTGQENRKDKAYGWSLDVKHASIQYKGIQPSLGFRYSKHRSNSALHRYTKKDVVFSIQKSF